Proteins encoded together in one Chryseobacterium taklimakanense window:
- a CDS encoding 3'-5' exonuclease, which translates to MLDFCAIDFETATHERNSACEMGICLVENGEIVETKTWLIKPPSFPYFNRHNVAVHGITAEDVLYAPTFDEIWYEAEEMLYGNLMIAHNAGFDAGVLRGCLDYYGLFKPKIKYLCSIQLAKKSWKGLHSYGLKNLANQHQIEFNHHRAGDDAEVCAKLSMLAFDQLMLTRNEEVADVMKNSLKLL; encoded by the coding sequence ATGCTCGATTTTTGCGCTATTGATTTTGAAACCGCCACCCACGAAAGAAATTCAGCGTGTGAAATGGGCATTTGCCTCGTGGAAAACGGAGAAATCGTCGAGACAAAGACCTGGCTCATCAAACCGCCGAGTTTCCCTTACTTTAACCGCCATAATGTTGCGGTGCACGGTATTACAGCGGAAGATGTTCTTTACGCTCCAACTTTTGATGAAATTTGGTACGAAGCTGAAGAAATGCTGTACGGAAATCTGATGATTGCGCACAATGCGGGTTTCGATGCCGGAGTGTTGCGCGGCTGCCTGGATTATTACGGACTTTTCAAACCAAAAATAAAATACCTTTGCTCCATTCAGTTGGCCAAAAAATCGTGGAAAGGGTTACACAGTTACGGTTTAAAAAATCTCGCCAATCAGCATCAGATTGAGTTCAACCATCACAGAGCCGGTGATGACGCAGAAGTCTGTGCAAAATTATCTATGCTTGCCTTCGACCAACTGATGCTCACCAGAAATGAAGAAGTGGCTGATGTGATGAAAAATTCTTTAAAACTGCTTTAA
- the apaG gene encoding Co2+/Mg2+ efflux protein ApaG, with translation MESRTTSNIRVSVQPVYDYKNSYPSENRFVFRYNIYIENLGNIPVQLLRRKWLIYDVGYGFTEVAGDGVIGLTPEIIPDGDFSYFSNVILRSGFGNMTGTYTFRNLISKEIFDVEIPKFALHSQVLSN, from the coding sequence ATGGAGTCCAGGACCACTTCTAATATTCGGGTATCGGTACAGCCGGTTTACGATTATAAAAACAGTTATCCTTCTGAAAACCGCTTTGTTTTCCGGTATAACATCTATATTGAAAATCTCGGTAATATTCCGGTACAGCTTCTTCGCCGGAAATGGCTGATTTACGATGTCGGTTACGGGTTTACGGAAGTTGCCGGGGACGGTGTAATCGGCCTGACTCCTGAAATTATTCCTGACGGCGATTTCAGTTATTTTTCCAATGTAATCCTTCGTTCGGGATTTGGTAATATGACCGGCACTTATACTTTTAGAAATTTAATTTCAAAGGAAATTTTTGATGTTGAAATTCCCAAATTCGCGCTTCATTCGCAGGTTTTGAGTAACTGA
- the odhB gene encoding 2-oxoglutarate dehydrogenase complex dihydrolipoyllysine-residue succinyltransferase, with protein sequence MSVLEMKVPSPGESITEVEIATWLVKDGDYVEKDQPIAEVDSDKATLELPAEQSGVITLKAEEGEVVQVGQVVCLIDMDAAKPEGAAAAPAAEAPKAEEKPAEAPKEEPKKEEPKKEEPKPAATYATGTPSPAAKKVLDEKGMEASQVQGTGRDGRITKEDAVKAAPSFGTAASTSGSRAMTTTKLSMLRRKLAARLVSVKNETAMLTTFNEVDMSEIFRIRKQYKDEFAAKHGVGLGFMSFFTKAVTRALQMYPDVNASIDGDFKVNYDFCDISIAVSGPKGLMVPVLRNAENMTFRGVEANIKALADKVRDGSISVDEMTGGTFTITNGGVFGSMLSTPIINPPQSAILGMHNIIQRPVAVNGQVEIRPMMYLAVSYDHRIIDGRESVGFLVAIKEAIDNPVEFLMGGDERKALEL encoded by the coding sequence ATGTCAGTTCTAGAAATGAAAGTTCCTTCACCGGGCGAATCGATCACAGAAGTTGAAATCGCAACGTGGTTAGTAAAAGACGGTGATTACGTAGAAAAAGACCAGCCAATTGCAGAAGTGGATTCTGATAAAGCGACTCTTGAGCTTCCGGCTGAGCAGAGCGGTGTAATTACCCTGAAAGCCGAAGAAGGCGAAGTGGTGCAGGTAGGCCAGGTGGTTTGCCTGATCGATATGGATGCTGCGAAACCTGAAGGCGCAGCTGCTGCACCGGCTGCTGAAGCTCCAAAAGCTGAAGAAAAACCCGCGGAAGCTCCAAAAGAAGAACCTAAAAAAGAAGAACCTAAAAAAGAAGAACCAAAACCTGCAGCAACTTACGCGACCGGAACACCGTCACCGGCTGCTAAAAAAGTTCTGGATGAAAAGGGAATGGAGGCTTCACAGGTACAGGGAACTGGCAGAGACGGAAGGATAACCAAGGAAGATGCTGTGAAAGCTGCCCCTTCTTTCGGAACTGCAGCTTCTACATCGGGTTCCAGAGCAATGACAACTACAAAACTTTCAATGCTCAGAAGAAAGCTGGCCGCGAGATTGGTTTCTGTGAAGAACGAGACGGCCATGCTTACAACTTTCAACGAGGTTGATATGTCTGAGATCTTCAGAATCAGAAAACAGTATAAGGATGAATTTGCAGCGAAACACGGCGTAGGTTTAGGATTTATGTCATTCTTTACCAAAGCGGTTACCAGAGCCTTGCAGATGTATCCGGATGTGAACGCGTCTATCGACGGTGATTTCAAGGTAAATTACGATTTCTGCGATATTTCTATTGCAGTTTCAGGGCCTAAAGGATTAATGGTTCCGGTTCTGAGAAATGCAGAAAATATGACTTTCAGAGGTGTTGAAGCCAACATCAAGGCGCTTGCGGACAAAGTAAGGGACGGAAGCATCAGCGTTGATGAAATGACCGGTGGTACGTTTACCATTACCAACGGTGGTGTGTTCGGCTCCATGCTTTCTACACCGATCATCAATCCACCGCAGTCCGCGATCCTGGGTATGCACAACATCATCCAGCGACCTGTTGCAGTGAACGGACAGGTGGAAATCAGGCCAATGATGTATCTTGCCGTATCTTACGACCACAGAATCATCGACGGCAGGGAATCTGTTGGCTTCCTGGTAGCGATCAAAGAAGCAATTGACAATCCGGTAGAATTCCTGATGGGTGGCGATGAACGTAAAGCACTTGAACTTTAA